A genomic region of Oncorhynchus mykiss isolate Arlee chromosome 2, USDA_OmykA_1.1, whole genome shotgun sequence contains the following coding sequences:
- the cacng6b gene encoding voltage-dependent calcium channel gamma-6 subunit produces MWANYIVQPEEDGRMGVVGAGPHGGLAGVKGVGRATRRTPRMSDNQEGKIKLAFFVAIVGVTLTVLGVGTEFWVELATPKTWSNNQTCQTAHYGLWKGCTRTLWVDDINPERESCGPADLPGESNCTYFKFFTNGDNAVIFMKTTHKNLNIAAAILAMIALSMMVMGAICITMSLSKGVPFFLKPASFCFILSGLLVLLSILVFHQSVLALLSSDHSIPLHHELSWSVACVGFAGAILIMGGILFLILSLPYSPWEKCLPQRNSSTT; encoded by the exons ATGTGGGCCAACTACATTGTCCAGCCGGAGGAGGATGGCCGTATGGGGGTGGTAGGAGCAGGACCCCATGGGGGCCTGGCAGGGGTGAAGGGAGTTGGGCGTGCTACAAGGCGGACCCCTAGGATGAGTGACAACCAGGAGGGGAAGATCAAGCTGGCGTTCTTTGTGGCCATTGTGGGCGTGACCCTGACAGTGCTGGGGGTGGGAACAGAGTTCTGGGTGGAGCTGGCCACGCCCAAGACCTGGAGTAACAACCAGACGTGTCAGACAGCCCACTACGGCCTGTGGAAGGGGTGTACCCGCACCCTGTGGGTGGATGACATCAaccccgagagagagagctgtggccCCGCCGACCTGCCCGGAG AATCGAACTGCACTTACTTCAAATTCTTCACCAATGGAGACAACGCAGTCATATTTATGAAGACAACCCACAAGA ACCTGAACATAGCGGCTGCTATCCTAGCAATGATAGCTCTGTCTATGATGGTGATGGGAGCAATCTGTATCACCATGTCCCTCAGTAAAGGAGTGCCCTTCTTCCTCAAGCCCGCCTCCTTCTGCTTCATCCTATCAG gtcTACTGGTCCTGCTGTCTATACTGGTGTTTCACCAGTCAGTGTTGGCCCTGTTGTCATCTGACCACTCCATACCGCTCCACCACGAGCTCTCCTGGTCCGTGGCCTGTGTGGGCTTCGCTGGGGCCATCCTCATCATGGGGGGGATCCTTTTCCTGATCCTCTCCCTCCCCTATAGCCCATGGGAAAAATGTCTGCCTCAACGCAACAGCAGCACTACCTAG